Proteins encoded within one genomic window of Alcanivorax sp. REN37:
- the lpxL gene encoding LpxL/LpxP family Kdo(2)-lipid IV(A) lauroyl/palmitoleoyl acyltransferase: MSRSSQTPKSLSHPSYWTTWFGVALFWLLGQLPWRMLLGLGRTIGRLAWWLAPSRRRIVETNLALCFPEQSAHQRHGFAKAVMRSTGEAMTEIAGAYVSLHFNARERLEITGLEHLTRAQESGQGVLLLGMHFNTIDIGARLLGEGAGVRFSVVYRPNDNAVLDWLIKRGRSQYVDRYIDRADMRGLVRELRAGGICWYAPDQDYGTDNAVFAPFFGVPAATIATTGRIARMGKAVVVPCSHYRLPGGRYRICFDAPLDDFPTGDDLGDCTRVNQAIEHAVLRAPEQYLWVHRRFKHQPDGRQLYAARKRRR, translated from the coding sequence GTGAGCCGCAGTTCACAAACCCCGAAGTCGCTGTCCCACCCCAGTTACTGGACCACCTGGTTCGGCGTTGCGCTGTTCTGGCTGCTGGGGCAGTTACCCTGGCGGATGCTGCTCGGACTCGGGCGCACCATCGGCCGCTTGGCGTGGTGGCTGGCACCGTCCCGGCGCCGCATTGTGGAAACCAATCTGGCACTGTGCTTCCCAGAACAGTCCGCCCACCAGCGGCACGGTTTTGCCAAGGCAGTGATGCGCAGCACCGGCGAGGCCATGACGGAAATTGCCGGCGCCTATGTCAGCCTGCACTTCAATGCTCGTGAGCGCCTGGAGATTACCGGCCTCGAACACCTCACACGCGCCCAAGAAAGCGGCCAAGGAGTGCTGCTGCTGGGCATGCATTTCAACACCATCGATATCGGCGCCCGGCTGCTCGGCGAAGGCGCGGGCGTGCGCTTCAGCGTGGTGTACCGCCCCAATGACAACGCGGTGCTGGATTGGCTGATTAAACGCGGACGCAGCCAGTATGTAGACCGCTATATCGACCGCGCCGACATGCGCGGGCTGGTACGAGAACTACGCGCTGGCGGCATCTGCTGGTATGCGCCGGACCAGGATTACGGCACCGACAATGCCGTGTTCGCACCCTTCTTCGGGGTGCCGGCCGCCACTATCGCTACCACCGGGCGCATCGCCCGCATGGGCAAGGCGGTGGTAGTGCCGTGCAGTCATTACCGTCTGCCGGGTGGCCGCTACCGCATTTGTTTCGATGCACCGTTGGACGATTTCCCCACTGGCGACGACCTTGGCGACTGCACCCGCGTCAACCAGGCCATCGAGCACGCTGTGCTACGTGCGCCAGAGCAGTACCTGTGGGTGCACCGCCGCTTCAAACACCAGCCGGACGGCCGCCAGCTCTACGCTGCCCGCAAGCGCCGCCGCTGA
- a CDS encoding acyltransferase family protein, translated as MSTAFRTDINGLRAWAVLLVVLFHFAVPGFGAGFAGVDVFFVISGYLMAQILHRGLSHGNLSLVTFYASRVRRIYPALVLVSVACLVAGWFLLVPEHYMALGRHVRESLLFNSNHRYLSEAGYFDTAAESKWMLHTWSLSVEWQFYMLYPLLMWGLFRWVRSHLALLAITVVLIAASLGWSEWLAQHRPDEAFYGFFARAWELLAGGAVFHLCALTTLPRRLGQGFHWAGLGIIVLTACVVTPAAWPGLWALLPVLGAALVIIGRSESPLTKGRLWDWLGERSYSIYLWHWPLAAMLHTLGLFQSASWRLAALALALLLAELAYRFMERPLRERLGRRSNRFTLGGALLLLLVVGGSAQAVRQLGFPERMPEHVKAILYAYPDHNPRREECLGVEFDCHYGPDGPVAMVLAGDSHADTVANPLMAARGGQTGNILFQGNSACLTLPGLAHTDKDRQDCVDLGNELPDVLATLPGVPLVLVNRLSEYTNGSQIDADRKAYFYIPGGDRYFTAAWFEQFRHWYLETLCGLAAEREVWIMRPIPEMDVDVTSTLAQQALMGQSQPVYISRARYAERHAYALSLQDQAVEQCGVRLIDITSALCDDQRCYGSDNGLPLYRDEDHLNEFGNQRLTPVFERYFGVGRPAAD; from the coding sequence ATGAGTACGGCTTTCAGAACCGATATCAACGGCCTGCGTGCGTGGGCGGTGTTGCTGGTGGTGCTGTTCCATTTCGCAGTGCCCGGCTTCGGCGCCGGCTTTGCCGGGGTCGACGTGTTCTTCGTGATCTCCGGCTACCTGATGGCACAGATTCTCCATCGCGGCCTCAGCCACGGCAATCTCAGCCTAGTGACGTTTTATGCGTCGCGGGTGCGGCGCATCTACCCGGCGCTGGTGCTGGTGAGCGTGGCGTGCTTGGTGGCCGGTTGGTTCCTGCTGGTGCCGGAGCACTACATGGCGCTGGGCCGCCATGTGCGCGAATCGCTGCTGTTCAACTCCAACCACCGCTACCTGTCAGAAGCCGGTTATTTCGACACCGCTGCCGAAAGCAAATGGATGCTGCACACCTGGTCGCTGTCGGTGGAGTGGCAGTTCTACATGCTGTACCCGCTGCTGATGTGGGGATTGTTCCGCTGGGTGCGCAGCCATCTAGCGTTGCTGGCCATCACAGTGGTCCTGATCGCCGCGTCACTGGGCTGGAGCGAATGGCTGGCGCAGCACCGGCCGGATGAAGCCTTCTATGGCTTCTTTGCGCGCGCCTGGGAGCTGCTGGCGGGTGGCGCGGTGTTCCATCTATGTGCTCTCACCACGCTGCCACGCCGACTCGGGCAGGGGTTCCATTGGGCCGGGCTCGGCATCATCGTGCTCACCGCGTGCGTAGTGACCCCGGCTGCCTGGCCCGGCCTCTGGGCACTGCTGCCCGTGCTCGGCGCAGCGCTAGTGATCATTGGCCGCAGCGAATCGCCACTCACCAAGGGCCGGCTGTGGGATTGGCTTGGCGAACGCTCTTACTCGATCTATCTGTGGCACTGGCCGCTGGCGGCGATGCTGCACACGTTGGGTCTGTTCCAGTCCGCCAGCTGGCGGCTGGCGGCACTGGCGTTGGCGCTGTTGCTGGCCGAGCTGGCCTACCGGTTCATGGAGCGCCCGCTGCGCGAACGGCTAGGCCGCCGCTCCAACCGCTTCACCCTCGGCGGCGCCCTGCTCCTGTTGTTGGTGGTGGGCGGCAGCGCCCAAGCTGTGCGCCAGCTCGGTTTCCCGGAGCGCATGCCCGAGCACGTAAAGGCCATCCTGTACGCCTACCCAGACCACAACCCGCGTCGCGAGGAGTGTCTGGGTGTGGAGTTTGATTGCCACTATGGCCCCGATGGCCCGGTGGCCATGGTGCTGGCCGGTGACAGCCATGCCGACACCGTCGCCAACCCGCTGATGGCCGCACGCGGCGGTCAGACCGGCAACATCCTGTTCCAAGGCAATTCCGCCTGCCTGACCTTGCCGGGATTGGCGCATACCGACAAAGACCGCCAAGACTGCGTCGATCTCGGCAACGAGCTACCGGACGTGCTTGCGACACTGCCGGGTGTGCCCTTAGTGCTGGTTAATCGACTCAGCGAATACACCAACGGCAGCCAGATCGACGCCGACCGCAAAGCGTATTTCTATATCCCCGGCGGCGACCGTTACTTCACTGCAGCCTGGTTCGAACAGTTCCGCCACTGGTATCTAGAAACCCTGTGCGGACTGGCAGCTGAGCGCGAGGTGTGGATCATGCGGCCAATCCCGGAAATGGACGTCGACGTCACCAGCACCCTGGCCCAGCAGGCGCTGATGGGCCAATCGCAACCGGTTTATATCAGCCGCGCCCGCTACGCCGAGCGTCATGCCTACGCGCTGTCACTGCAGGACCAAGCGGTGGAGCAGTGCGGCGTGCGGTTAATCGATATCACCAGTGCGCTCTGCGATGACCAGCGGTGTTACGGCTCCGACAACGGCTTGCCGCTGTATCGGGATGAGGACCACTTGAATGAATTCGGCAACCAGCGTCTGACGCCGGTGTTCGAGCGTTATTTTGGGGTGGGACGGCCGGCCGCAGATTGA
- the hldE gene encoding bifunctional D-glycero-beta-D-manno-heptose-7-phosphate kinase/D-glycero-beta-D-manno-heptose 1-phosphate adenylyltransferase HldE, with amino-acid sequence MKDQSVQIPQFDSAHVVVAGDVMLDRYWHGPTQRISPEAPVPVVRVTDQEDRPGGAANVALNMAALGARAVLVGVTGQDEAAATLAERLQAASVQCEFQQVADQPTITKLRIISRQQQLLRLDFEEPFHDVDPAPFTETVTRQLAGAGALVLSDYQKGALRDPQALIAAARAAGVPVLVDPKGTDFSRYRGATLLTPNLAEFEAVVGATTSEDDLVRKGRALMAELSLEALLITRSEKGMTLLRATSALHLPARAREVFDVTGAGDTVISVLASSLAAGASLEDAVALANIAAGIVVGKLGTAVVSAPELRRAVHQEGGIGRGVMTLAQLQVAVADARAQGERIVFTNGCFDIIHAGHVGYLDSARRQGDRLIVAVNGDESIRRLKGPGRPINPLERRMAVLAALEAVDWVVSFDTDTPVPLLEALQPDVLVKGGDYSVDQVVGADLVHGYGGAVKVLDFVDNVSTTHIVEKIRRES; translated from the coding sequence ATGAAGGATCAAAGCGTGCAGATTCCGCAATTCGACAGCGCACATGTGGTGGTCGCCGGTGACGTGATGCTGGATCGCTACTGGCACGGCCCGACCCAGCGCATCTCGCCGGAAGCGCCAGTGCCGGTGGTGCGGGTCACCGACCAGGAAGATCGCCCCGGCGGCGCCGCCAACGTGGCGCTGAACATGGCGGCGCTCGGCGCGCGGGCGGTGCTGGTGGGGGTGACGGGCCAGGACGAAGCGGCGGCGACGCTGGCGGAGCGGCTGCAGGCGGCGTCAGTGCAGTGCGAGTTTCAGCAGGTGGCGGACCAGCCCACCATCACCAAGCTGCGCATCATCAGCCGTCAGCAGCAGTTATTGCGGCTCGACTTCGAAGAGCCGTTCCACGACGTGGACCCTGCCCCCTTCACCGAGACCGTCACGCGCCAGTTGGCCGGCGCCGGCGCGCTGGTGTTGTCCGATTACCAGAAGGGCGCATTGCGTGACCCGCAGGCGCTGATCGCGGCAGCTCGCGCCGCTGGCGTGCCGGTGCTAGTGGACCCGAAAGGCACCGACTTTAGCCGCTATCGGGGCGCTACCCTGTTGACGCCGAACTTGGCTGAATTCGAGGCGGTGGTGGGCGCCACCACTAGCGAAGATGACTTGGTGCGCAAAGGCCGTGCACTGATGGCAGAGCTGTCGCTGGAGGCGCTGCTGATTACTCGCAGCGAGAAAGGCATGACGCTGTTGCGTGCGACAAGTGCTTTGCATTTGCCGGCGCGGGCGCGGGAAGTGTTCGATGTGACCGGCGCCGGTGACACCGTGATCTCGGTGCTGGCATCGTCGCTGGCTGCCGGCGCCAGCCTTGAAGACGCGGTGGCGCTGGCCAACATTGCCGCCGGTATCGTGGTCGGCAAGCTCGGCACTGCCGTGGTCAGTGCCCCCGAGCTGCGCCGGGCGGTGCACCAAGAAGGCGGTATCGGTCGCGGTGTGATGACGCTGGCACAGCTGCAGGTGGCGGTAGCGGATGCACGCGCGCAGGGCGAGCGCATCGTGTTTACCAACGGCTGCTTCGACATCATCCATGCCGGCCACGTCGGTTATCTGGACAGCGCCCGCCGGCAGGGCGATCGCCTGATTGTGGCGGTCAACGGCGATGAATCGATCCGTCGTCTGAAAGGCCCGGGCCGCCCGATCAACCCACTTGAGCGGCGCATGGCAGTACTGGCGGCGTTGGAAGCGGTGGATTGGGTGGTCAGTTTCGACACCGACACGCCAGTCCCGCTGCTGGAAGCCCTGCAACCGGACGTGTTGGTGAAAGGCGGCGATTACAGCGTCGACCAAGTGGTTGGCGCTGATCTGGTGCACGGCTACGGCGGCGCCGTGAAAGTGCTGGATTTCGTCGACAACGTCAGCACCACCCACATCGTTGAGAAAATCCGCCGCGAGTCCTGA